A window from Kovacikia minuta CCNUW1 encodes these proteins:
- a CDS encoding 1-acyl-sn-glycerol-3-phosphate acyltransferase: MPVQDPTQPKLGWSLDQRDPRFITSLMPLWGWLYHHYFRVQTSGWHHIPANEKVLLVGSHNGGISSPDMFMMMYDWFRRFGVERPAYGLMHPSVWQASPVAAQLAVRTGAVIAHPKMAIAALQRGASILIYPGGAEDIFRPHHLRHKIHFCGRQGFIKIALREKVPIVPIVSSGAHDTLIVLTDIYQVIRQLHEWGMPWLFGIDPVVFPIYLGLPWGVGIGPLPNIPLPVQIHTRVCSPIVFERYGREAASDRAYVHACYEDCLHPNAAGAR; the protein is encoded by the coding sequence ATGCCAGTACAAGATCCCACTCAGCCAAAACTAGGATGGTCTTTGGATCAACGAGATCCCAGATTTATTACATCGCTCATGCCCCTTTGGGGATGGCTCTATCACCACTATTTTCGAGTTCAGACAAGCGGGTGGCATCATATTCCAGCCAATGAAAAGGTTCTGCTGGTTGGTTCTCACAACGGTGGAATTTCTTCTCCAGATATGTTCATGATGATGTACGACTGGTTTCGTCGGTTCGGCGTTGAGCGTCCTGCCTATGGGTTAATGCATCCCAGTGTGTGGCAGGCAAGTCCAGTAGCAGCACAGTTAGCGGTTCGAACTGGAGCGGTGATCGCTCACCCCAAGATGGCGATCGCTGCCCTACAGCGGGGAGCCAGTATATTAATCTATCCAGGTGGCGCAGAGGACATTTTTCGACCTCACCATTTGCGCCACAAAATTCACTTCTGCGGTCGTCAAGGATTTATTAAAATTGCTCTGCGAGAGAAAGTCCCAATTGTGCCCATTGTCTCCAGCGGTGCCCATGATACGTTGATTGTTCTGACGGACATCTATCAAGTAATCAGACAACTCCATGAATGGGGGATGCCCTGGTTGTTTGGCATCGATCCAGTTGTGTTTCCAATTTACCTGGGGCTACCCTGGGGAGTGGGGATCGGTCCCCTACCCAACATTCCACTTCCTGTCCAAATTCATACGCGGGTCTGTTCGCCAATCGTATTCGAGCGTTATGGTCGTGAAGCTGCCAGCGATCGCGCATATGTCCATGCCTGTTATGAAGATTGTCTGCACCCAAATGCAGCAGGAGCTAGATAG
- a CDS encoding peptidase M15A has translation MTSLTSDQRNSLYLQEAVRAGIHKPILAALHRVHHNPVLSDGETGLGISPKTSIALNPINSLTEQVRYAANTVRSLTNDLMDSGWQVMDFWDSEKGWYADKFIRAIAAGYTAPISDPTAAVLESTDAKNLMQAYQADSAIDFAMAHVPANQAYLDQALLSLVEQLSHHYLALDFQRHALLEMVRLWLRLDDREIATTVLEVQTRTRADPTMVSEFYLDLALLRFVRGIAPNYSSYPHQREALLRLTQLWRQLDSREAAIASLAKNTSPAPDLNFVDPPLMALVQQIPYSYQAKGVQRNALVEGFRLWQQLETRSAALVTLGVNPEIFSTPNPQPSTLQMAASQLDRALLDFVRHIPNLYQTAEHQREALLHLVQLWRGIATQEQTVPSLVEDLKRTQTAHRDSQEAPPTPIPGFLPAHPDRWTLDNIQLFAAIRPNGSLTWAEATHGGIHMPPNQATVDAITGIAERAEQIRDRLGRPFRIIHWYHPAAPSACAERDPEDRHAIGDAIDFYCEGFTADQLYWFLDPWWTGGLCRYRHLPYVVYIDGRRERARGVKERQRAEVGSGEWGVENRESGARS, from the coding sequence ATGACATCTCTGACTTCAGACCAGCGCAATTCCTTATATCTTCAGGAAGCAGTGCGAGCAGGGATTCACAAACCAATTTTGGCAGCACTACATCGGGTACACCACAACCCTGTTCTTTCAGATGGAGAAACTGGGCTGGGAATTTCTCCAAAGACTTCGATCGCCCTGAATCCGATCAACAGCTTGACCGAGCAGGTTCGATATGCTGCCAATACGGTTCGCAGTCTGACCAACGATTTGATGGACTCAGGCTGGCAAGTAATGGATTTTTGGGACAGCGAAAAGGGCTGGTATGCGGACAAATTTATTCGGGCGATCGCGGCGGGCTACACTGCACCCATTAGTGATCCAACGGCTGCCGTTTTAGAATCCACTGATGCCAAAAATCTAATGCAGGCTTATCAGGCAGACTCAGCCATCGATTTTGCAATGGCTCATGTTCCCGCTAATCAAGCCTATCTAGATCAGGCGTTGTTAAGTCTAGTGGAGCAATTGTCCCACCATTATCTTGCCCTGGACTTCCAGCGGCATGCCCTATTAGAGATGGTACGTCTCTGGTTGCGACTGGACGATCGCGAAATAGCCACAACTGTTCTTGAGGTTCAAACCCGCACCAGGGCTGACCCCACAATGGTCAGCGAATTCTATCTGGATCTGGCTTTACTGCGATTTGTTCGCGGGATCGCTCCAAACTACTCCAGCTATCCTCACCAACGGGAAGCCCTGTTACGTCTGACCCAACTCTGGCGACAACTCGACTCACGGGAAGCTGCGATCGCTTCTTTAGCAAAAAATACGTCCCCCGCCCCTGACCTCAACTTTGTCGATCCACCATTAATGGCTCTGGTTCAGCAGATTCCCTATTCCTATCAAGCAAAAGGGGTGCAGCGAAATGCGTTGGTTGAAGGGTTTCGTCTTTGGCAGCAGCTAGAAACCCGTAGTGCTGCCTTAGTCACGCTTGGTGTGAACCCCGAAATTTTCTCCACCCCCAACCCCCAACCCAGCACCCTTCAGATGGCAGCCAGCCAACTCGATCGGGCACTGCTCGACTTTGTTCGCCACATTCCCAATCTCTATCAAACTGCCGAGCATCAACGGGAAGCCCTATTGCACCTGGTTCAACTGTGGCGAGGAATTGCGACTCAGGAGCAAACCGTACCATCCCTGGTTGAGGATTTGAAACGGACGCAGACTGCCCATCGGGATAGCCAGGAAGCTCCCCCCACCCCCATTCCAGGCTTTCTGCCAGCCCACCCCGATCGCTGGACTCTTGACAACATTCAACTGTTTGCAGCGATTCGTCCCAACGGCAGCCTGACCTGGGCAGAAGCCACCCACGGTGGTATACACATGCCCCCCAATCAGGCAACTGTAGACGCCATTACAGGCATTGCCGAGCGGGCTGAGCAAATCCGAGATCGCCTCGGTCGTCCCTTCCGGATCATCCATTGGTATCATCCCGCCGCTCCCAGTGCCTGCGCTGAAAGAGATCCTGAGGATCGGCATGCCATTGGCGACGCGATCGACTTTTACTGTGAAGGATTCACAGCAGACCAACTCTACTGGTTCCTCGACCCGTGGTGGACGGGTGGACTGTGCCGTTACAGACACCTGCCCTATGTTGTTTACATTGATGGGCGGAGGGAGCGGGCTAGAGGGGTGAAGGAAAGGCAGAGGGCAGAAGTGGGGAGTGGGGAGTGGGGAGTGGAGAATAGGGAATCAGGAGCCAGAAGTTAG
- a CDS encoding dynamin family protein — MVQGDAYQDLLDSLRAAAGLLNLDRTSQLQRDIVAVCDQWVRPSFRIAVFGPFNYGKSTLLNALLGERALPIDLIPTTGAAITVRYGNELQTRIQLVNGTAIHETGTEVLKRFAILDDNRCMRQDVASVEVLCPHPFLKTGVELVDLPGTDDREAQDALVKDQLLTADLIVQVLDGRKLMTLGEREHLRDWLQDRGIETVVFVVNFLNLLEPDEQKQVYNRLRFVAESFRSKLPAGISNLYRVDALPALRARLKGDMPAAQVAGLPSFESALQTIVEGQRQQTEARLPRVRAIAQQVKQTLQTSVDQVTVELAAVEAKRQQKIQIKQKAVQLIRKGFETSVTEFSDWLSLTHLLNCYQTEAAQALQQGTFKTWETGAFKRAAIDHQQAVAKWVHQACEFFDRPRPNQLLIAFPPEPQLVPPEPSPPTPSSKSTDVTPVAIATGLGWVLGGPVGGAILGGASYLLNKTLDSDKPQTSAPSAAPATYLYLDAVREYLVNFSAINLSALQKYETVADRIIHFDPLEEPTEITEQHHQLELLRSTLARLDQTLAN, encoded by the coding sequence ATGGTGCAGGGAGATGCTTACCAAGATCTTTTAGACAGTCTGAGAGCAGCGGCAGGCTTACTGAATCTCGATCGCACGTCCCAACTCCAACGAGACATCGTTGCTGTCTGTGATCAGTGGGTACGTCCCAGCTTCCGAATTGCGGTGTTTGGGCCGTTTAACTACGGCAAATCGACGTTGTTAAATGCACTTCTGGGAGAGCGGGCTTTGCCTATCGACCTGATTCCAACCACGGGTGCGGCAATTACGGTTCGCTATGGAAACGAATTGCAAACACGCATTCAACTGGTGAATGGCACAGCCATCCATGAAACAGGAACCGAAGTTCTAAAACGGTTTGCGATTCTGGATGACAACCGTTGCATGCGCCAGGATGTTGCTTCGGTAGAGGTGCTGTGCCCCCATCCTTTTCTAAAAACGGGCGTAGAATTGGTTGATTTGCCCGGAACGGACGATCGAGAAGCCCAGGATGCACTGGTGAAAGACCAATTGCTTACGGCTGACTTGATCGTGCAGGTATTGGATGGACGCAAACTGATGACCCTGGGCGAACGGGAGCATCTGCGGGATTGGTTGCAGGATCGTGGCATTGAAACGGTGGTGTTTGTCGTCAATTTTCTCAACCTGTTGGAACCGGATGAGCAAAAACAGGTCTACAACCGTTTGCGGTTTGTTGCAGAAAGTTTCCGTTCCAAACTGCCTGCTGGTATCAGCAACCTGTATCGGGTGGATGCATTACCTGCCCTCCGTGCTCGCTTAAAGGGGGACATGCCCGCTGCCCAGGTTGCAGGACTCCCAAGCTTTGAGTCGGCATTGCAGACGATCGTAGAGGGACAACGGCAACAGACAGAAGCACGACTGCCAAGGGTAAGGGCGATCGCACAACAGGTCAAACAAACGTTGCAAACAAGTGTTGATCAGGTAACGGTGGAGCTGGCAGCCGTTGAAGCCAAACGCCAGCAAAAGATCCAAATTAAACAAAAAGCGGTGCAATTAATTCGCAAGGGATTTGAAACGAGCGTGACCGAGTTTAGTGATTGGCTCTCGTTAACCCATTTGCTGAATTGCTACCAGACTGAAGCGGCACAGGCATTGCAACAGGGAACCTTCAAAACCTGGGAAACAGGTGCGTTTAAGCGGGCAGCGATCGATCACCAGCAGGCAGTGGCGAAATGGGTTCATCAGGCATGCGAGTTTTTTGATCGCCCCCGTCCTAACCAGCTCCTAATTGCCTTTCCGCCAGAACCTCAACTTGTGCCACCCGAACCATCCCCACCCACCCCTTCATCCAAATCAACGGATGTGACTCCGGTTGCGATCGCCACGGGTCTGGGTTGGGTATTAGGCGGTCCGGTTGGCGGTGCTATTTTGGGCGGTGCGTCCTATTTGCTCAACAAAACCCTGGATTCTGACAAGCCCCAAACCTCAGCACCATCGGCTGCTCCAGCAACCTATCTCTATCTGGATGCGGTAAGAGAATACCTGGTCAACTTTAGTGCAATTAACCTTTCAGCATTACAGAAGTATGAAACTGTTGCCGATCGCATCATCCATTTCGATCCATTAGAAGAACCCACAGAAATCACTGAACAACATCATCAATTAGAGCTACTGCGATCGACCTTAGCGCGGTTGGATCAAACATTAGCGAATTAA
- the cysC gene encoding adenylyl-sulfate kinase — MTNNLPLKDRGVVLWLTGLSGAGKTTIAQHLEHKLQKRDRPVECLDGDAIRQNLSKGLGFSREDRDRNVRRVGDVANLLSRNGIIVIVALISPYRSVRNELRSRLHNFVEIYVDAPLEVCEARDVKGLYAQARSGQIKFFTGIDDPYEAPLNPDITCYTGNETVDESVARITNWLEAGGYLPRIEQLTAETLEHRYGISRNRVSGEDMQRNLSIS, encoded by the coding sequence ATGACCAACAACTTGCCTTTGAAAGATAGGGGTGTCGTTTTATGGTTGACCGGACTCAGTGGAGCTGGCAAAACCACAATCGCCCAACATCTAGAACATAAACTACAAAAACGCGATCGACCCGTTGAATGTCTGGATGGGGATGCCATTCGCCAAAATCTCTCCAAAGGATTGGGCTTTAGCCGAGAAGACCGGGATAGGAATGTGCGTCGCGTTGGCGATGTTGCAAACCTGCTGAGCCGCAATGGAATAATCGTCATCGTCGCGCTGATCAGTCCCTATCGTTCCGTCCGCAATGAACTCCGCTCCAGACTTCATAACTTTGTTGAAATCTATGTCGATGCCCCCCTGGAAGTGTGTGAAGCCAGGGACGTGAAAGGGTTGTACGCTCAAGCACGATCGGGGCAAATTAAATTTTTCACAGGTATTGATGATCCCTACGAAGCACCTCTCAATCCGGACATCACTTGCTATACAGGCAACGAAACAGTAGATGAAAGTGTCGCCAGGATCACCAACTGGCTGGAGGCTGGAGGTTATTTACCAAGAATTGAGCAATTGACTGCGGAGACGCTAGAGCATCGATACGGTATTTCGAGAAACCGGGTTTCTGGTGAGGATATGCAACGAAACTTGAGCATCTCATAG
- a CDS encoding ankyrin repeat domain-containing protein, producing MDNELLKACKERDVERVVELVRQGVNVNVKDQYKDTPLIYLAGSHAMVIKEDLVPAIRALIQAGAKVDVRGSEGITPLYHAVLCYNEPVALVLIELGANVNVKDRKGVSVLMQAVSRNLENVINALLEKGVDTHCRCRAGKDVLSRIGADTSPELVRKLIQFGADAKANHSSGLVKAILSNNWDTARELIASGAEVDARGSPGNETYLMFLSRWGRKTSESAVEQIKFLLSVNANPNAKNSLGQTALDIAIEAGNHEIVEVLRDTTSREG from the coding sequence ATGGACAATGAGCTTTTGAAAGCTTGTAAGGAGAGAGATGTTGAGAGAGTGGTGGAGTTAGTTCGTCAAGGCGTAAACGTCAATGTAAAAGATCAATACAAAGACACTCCTCTCATCTACCTTGCAGGTAGCCATGCAATGGTAATCAAAGAGGATTTAGTTCCTGCAATTAGAGCATTGATTCAAGCAGGTGCCAAAGTTGATGTTCGGGGTTCCGAAGGAATTACTCCTCTGTATCATGCGGTTCTCTGCTATAACGAACCAGTTGCTCTTGTCTTAATTGAACTGGGTGCCAACGTTAATGTTAAGGATAGAAAAGGAGTATCTGTCCTTATGCAAGCAGTTTCTAGAAATTTGGAAAACGTCATTAATGCTCTTCTTGAAAAGGGAGTAGATACTCATTGTAGATGCAGAGCAGGAAAAGATGTGCTGTCTCGTATTGGGGCTGACACTTCGCCAGAACTAGTTCGTAAACTTATTCAATTCGGTGCTGATGCTAAAGCGAATCATTCAAGTGGTTTGGTAAAAGCAATATTGTCAAACAATTGGGACACGGCACGCGAATTGATCGCATCGGGAGCCGAAGTAGATGCTAGAGGTAGTCCAGGCAACGAGACCTACTTGATGTTTCTATCTAGATGGGGCAGAAAGACCTCTGAGTCAGCAGTTGAGCAAATAAAGTTCTTGCTGTCAGTTAATGCAAATCCTAATGCTAAGAACTCCTTAGGGCAAACTGCTCTTGATATAGCGATCGAAGCTGGCAATCATGAAATTGTTGAAGTTCTGCGAGATACAACCTCAAGAGAGGGCTGA